TATTTGTCAAGTCAAGTTTGAAACTGGGAACATTCAGCTTTAAAATCTCTCCTAAACCAAGAGAAACCTTATCAAGGGTGACTTTCTGAGTATTAAATGATAAGATACCCCTCCCCAAAGATTGATTAAAAGCTGCGATATTTGCCTCTCCCGACGCACTCCGATTTGTCAAGCTAACCGTGAGAGTTGGAATATCGACAGTCAAGAAACCTGCTAAATTCAGCTTGGTGTTCTTCAGCGTCAGACTATCCTTGGTAACATTAAACGTGCAACCTGCTAAAGTATTACCCAACACTAAAATCGTGCCAGTACCACTCCCACAGCCAGATTTCAACTCGATACTTAGGGTATCAACATCGATCGCTACCAGATTAGCCAAACTCAGGTCAAAGTTTTTAAAGACGGCATTAGTAGGCGTAATCTGAAATTCAACATTTGCAATTTCATTGTCAAGAAGCTTAACATAACCATCCCCCATGAGATATTGCTGATTGGGCGTTACTTTCAAAGCTAAGTCTAAACTATTGTCATTCGTTCCCCCAATTTTTAGAAATCCTAAATCAATTTCAGGAACATTCAAAGAACCTTCAACTTTACTGAAAGTTTTGTCGCCTTGAAGGATTAAGGTTGCTTCATGTCCCCAAGCAGTCATCTTGCCATTAATTTCTAACCCTTCTGAGATCGGTTGACTCGCAATTGTCGTTGGGAAAAGAACATACTTTACTAAGGGATCGAGTTTTCCGTCTCCATGGCGATCGATGGATTCGATATTTAAGTCCAGAAAGGTATTTAAAAATTCTAATGTTTTGTTTACTAAACCGATTGAGGAACTTGCTTGCTTTAAAACACCAGAAGCGATTGGTCCTTGCCACAAATCTACTAAGTTAACTGGCTGATAGGTAGTTAAAATAAAAGCTAATTTCTTAGGATCGTTAGTGTCCAAGAGAAATGCTACCTCAAGGTCTATGTCTTGCCATTTTAAATCTCCAATGAAACCAAAGTTATCGAAGTAGGGAGGTAAATAAGTTCCACCTCCTTGAAAACCAATATTGCGAAGTTCAGTTCCCATCAAACCATAGGGATTATACCAAGAGTTTTGGCCTTCTTGAAAAAAGCATGCACTTATGGATTCAGGTTCGAGGACAAGTTTACCAGCAAGAAATAATACAGGTTCGCCGTTTTGCGTGGGATCGTAGCCTTGGATAGCCAAGTTTCCGGTTACTCCAAAACTTGGTTTTAAATCAGATCCAATATCTAGCCCTATAAGCAGATTACTAAACGTAGCATTAAAATCGTTTAGGGAATATAGCAGAATATTTCTTTGAATATTACCCGTTAAATTTACTAATCCTACCGGATTGAAACTAATATAAACCTTTAAACAACTAACTCCTAACTGACTGTGAAGAAAATTAGCAAAATTTGCATGGATATTGGCAAAATTAGTATCTCCAATAAAGTTAAAGCCTTCGCTTAAACTAATTCGACCTAACTCTGAATGTGTGAAACAATGGCTGAAATTGGTTATAATCAATTCTGGATTCATTAACTGCAAGCTTTTAAGGATAGGAATTCCACTTGTTAAGCAAGCAAAATCAATATCCTTAGATAATTTATAAGTTAATGTAGTTTCGTTTTCAAATTTCAAGTGAACCTTTTGGCAGTTTAATAATCCTTCTAAACTGAATTCGACTCCTCGTTCTTTTTTGAAAAAACCGATCTTTGGTTCAGATAGTTCAATTTCAGGTTTGTCAAAAATTCCGCTAATAATTCCATCAATTGCCATTTTCATGTATGGGACATTAGTATCAAAAATAAAAATATCCTCTAAATTGAAATTAAAATTATTGATAAATTTTAAGTAAATTCCTGTATTTGACAATATTAAAGCTACATTCTCTCTAGATTCAAGCTTTAATTTGAAAGCATCAGGTAAAGTCATTCCTCCTAAATGGTTGAATAACCTAATAATATTCTTTGGATTAACATCAGGGATAGTCACTTGATAGGACAAATTGCTTGTATCAAATCCCATAATATTTAGACTGGGATTCCAGACAGGAAAAACACTAAAGAGATCGTTATTTTTTTTGAAACCTAAGTTAACAGATAAGTTCTCCAACATTCCCCGAATATCAACTTCTCCCCAGAAGTTAAGGTTAAGAAAATCACTGCCAATTTGCAATTCAATATTAGTGTTCGTTGCTGCTAATAAGAAGTCATTAATATCTCTGGGCAATGGCTCAAAACTCTTCAACAATCTCATGATTTCTTCTTGGGATATCTGCTGTATTTGAGTATCAAAACTCGTATTTGTTGGTTGAAAATCTTTAAGAGTAATAACTGGATTGTTAATCATAGATAAATACTTAGAAATATTCATGGTCGAGAATGAACTTGGTAATCAAGTTAAATTAATTGTTAATATTGTGCTATTCAGTCTACTCTGAAAATAAATTTTTATCTATAGTCCTGTTCCAGTGTCTCTGGCTGTGAACTCTACCACAGAATGCAGAAAGCAAGCCTCTCTTTCGCTATACAGGAGGCTCCGCCTCACATAAGTCATTCCCAGGCTGAGCCTGGGAACGAGGTGACTGGTGGTTCGCCACATAAGTTTTGATGGGTAAGTGGACAGACCCCCCTCTCTTGTTCCCAGCTTCTCAAAGCAAGTGTGGTGGAGTAGTAGTTACAGAGAAGTTACAATTTGTCATGTTTATTTATAAAAGGTTTTAAATATCTTAACTATCTTCTTAAAGATCTTAACTGTCTCCTTAAACGTCTTAACTGTTTTAACTTTCTGCTTAACTATATACAGAACTTTCTTAACCGCTATTGCATTTGATTGAGAAAACTGAGAAGATCTGTTTGCTCAGTATGCAGAAAAATCAATAAGTAAAGAAAAATTGTATTCTAAATTAGGGTAAATGATAGGTTTTACTAATATTAGTAATGCTTAAGTCACAGTATAAAGTTTGAGGTTGATAAAATGAACAAAATTGTAGAACACTCATTGATATGAGTCTTCCAGGTGTAACTCTTGTCATTTAAACAGGTGCATTGTGTAGTAAGACGGGTGTTTAAAATATAAGTATGTTGGCTTATGACTGTTTGTTTGGCTAATTTCCAAAATCCTCTAGAGAAATTTTCAACTTTAGTAGAACTGTTAACCTACAGAGCGCAAAGTCAGCCAGATCGAAAGGCTTATACTTTTCTGCGAGATGGTGAAACTGAAGAAGTCAGCTTGACTTACTCTAAACTAGACCAGCAAGCACGAGCGATCGCTACCCATCTTCAGTCTCTAAAGGCTTCTGGCGAACGCGTTCTGCTATTGTATCCACCAGGTCTAGATTTCATCGCTGCCTTCTTCGGCTGTCTGTATGCCAATGTTGTAGCGGTTCCAGTTTATCCACCCAAGCGCAACCAAAGTTTATCTAGATTGCAGGCGATCGCATCCGATGCTCAAACAAGAATAGCGCTGACTGTTAGCTCTACTCTCACCCAGATCCAAAGTCAATTTGCTCAAGAGCCAGAGTTTGCCAATATGCAATTGTCGGCTACTGATAGCATTGCTGTCGAGCGAGCATCAGATTGGCAAGAAGTGCAAATAGATAGAAATACCTTAGCTTTTCTCCAGTACACTTCTGGGTCTACGGGAACTCCCAAGGGTGTAATGGTAAGTCACGGCAATCTGCTACAGAATTCTAAGTATACGCAACAGATATGGGAGTATAACTCACAAAGTGTTATGGTAACGTGGTTGCCTGTTTTCCATGACATGGGGTTAATCTATGGGGTTCTCCAACCACTGTATCAAGGTTTTCCTTGCTACATGATGGCTCCTGTATCCTTTATTCAAAAACCGATACGATGGCTTCAGGCAATTTCACGTTACAAAGCTACTCATAGTGGCGCTCCCAACTTCGCCTACGAACTTTGTCTCCTCAAAACCACTCCCGAAGAACGCGCCAGCCTCGATTTAAGTAGCTGGCACATGACTTTAAATGGTGCCGAACCAGTCAGAGCACACACTCTCAAACAATTTACCCAAGTTTTTCAGTCTTGTGGTTTTGACTTAGCAACTTTCTGTCCGGGCTACGGTTTAGCAGAAGCAACTTTAGTAGTGGCTGGAGTGCAAAACCAAAAAGTCCCAAGTTTTTACACAGTTCAAGCAGAAGCATTGGCACAAAATCAGGTAAGAGAGAGTAACACTGAGAAGAAACTACAAACCCTTGTAGGATGTGGATATCCGGGAATTGATACCAAAGTAATTATTGTTCATCCCGAATCATTAAGCCAATGTGCATCAGATGAAATTGGAGAAATTTGGGTTTCTGGCTCTACCGTCGCCCAAGGATATTGGCAGCGTACCGAAGAAACTATGCAAACCTTTGGTGCTTATTTAGAAGACACCAAAGAAGGTCCGTTTATGAGGACAGGGGATTTGGGATTCTTGAAAGATGGCGAGTTATTCATTACTGGTCGCCTCAAAGACCTAATTATCATTCGAGGTAGCAATCATTATCCTCAAGATATTGAACATACCGTAGAACAAAGCCACCCTGCACTGCGATCTGGTTTTGGTGCAGCATTTGCTATTGAAGCAGATGGCGTTGAACGATTGGCGATCACATACGAAGTAGAACGAAGTTACTTACGCAAGCTCGATATTAATGAAGTCATTGGAGCTATCCGAAAGGCTGTGTTCGAACAGCATCAACTGCAAGTTTATGCCGTGTTGCTACTTAAAACTGCCACTATTCCAAAAACTTCTAGTGGAAAAATTCAGCGCCGTGCTTGTCGCAATGAGTTTCTCAATAGGAGTCTGGATATAGTTGGTGAATGGACTGCAGTAAATCCTCAGCAACTTGATTTAGAGCAGTTACAAATAGAAGTGGAATCTTTATGGGAGGATGTGCGAGATTCCTTACAGTACAATCTTGAAGAGAAAGTGCAAGCGATCGGTAAAAATAATACCGAACTAGATAGCCCAATCACAAAAGAAAGGATTCAAGATTGGCTGATTTCTCATCTCAGTCGGAACTTACAAATACAGCCGAATGATATAGATATTCAAGAATCCTTCGCTTACTACGGTATGGATTCAACATTGGCAACTAGTACTATTTATGAATTGATGAAGTTGCTAAAATCCGATTTGGAACCAACCCTTCCGTGGGAATACCCAAATATTGAGTCTCTTGCCCAGCATCTATCAGAACAATACAGTCAGCTGCAAACAGTTTCTTAATTTCACACTTAATATAAAGTAATAGGAAAATAATAACTTATGGCATTTTTAAAACAAAGATAAGGATAAGCAGTATGGATAGAGAGCCGATTGCAATTATCGGTATAGGGTGTCGTTTCCCCAAAGCTGAGGATAAGAAAGCCTTCTGGCAACTTCTGCAAGATGGGGTGGATGCCATTACTGAATTGCCTGCGGGGCGTTGGGATATAGAATCCTTTGATAACTTTGATGCAACAACGTCAGATAAGATAAATATCCGTTGGGGAGGCTTTTTGGAGAATCTGGATCGATTCGATCCCCAATTTTTCAAGATTTCTCCACGGGAAGCTATGAGTATGGACCCTCAGCAT
This genomic interval from Scytonema hofmannii PCC 7110 contains the following:
- a CDS encoding AMP-binding protein; its protein translation is MTVCLANFQNPLEKFSTLVELLTYRAQSQPDRKAYTFLRDGETEEVSLTYSKLDQQARAIATHLQSLKASGERVLLLYPPGLDFIAAFFGCLYANVVAVPVYPPKRNQSLSRLQAIASDAQTRIALTVSSTLTQIQSQFAQEPEFANMQLSATDSIAVERASDWQEVQIDRNTLAFLQYTSGSTGTPKGVMVSHGNLLQNSKYTQQIWEYNSQSVMVTWLPVFHDMGLIYGVLQPLYQGFPCYMMAPVSFIQKPIRWLQAISRYKATHSGAPNFAYELCLLKTTPEERASLDLSSWHMTLNGAEPVRAHTLKQFTQVFQSCGFDLATFCPGYGLAEATLVVAGVQNQKVPSFYTVQAEALAQNQVRESNTEKKLQTLVGCGYPGIDTKVIIVHPESLSQCASDEIGEIWVSGSTVAQGYWQRTEETMQTFGAYLEDTKEGPFMRTGDLGFLKDGELFITGRLKDLIIIRGSNHYPQDIEHTVEQSHPALRSGFGAAFAIEADGVERLAITYEVERSYLRKLDINEVIGAIRKAVFEQHQLQVYAVLLLKTATIPKTSSGKIQRRACRNEFLNRSLDIVGEWTAVNPQQLDLEQLQIEVESLWEDVRDSLQYNLEEKVQAIGKNNTELDSPITKERIQDWLISHLSRNLQIQPNDIDIQESFAYYGMDSTLATSTIYELMKLLKSDLEPTLPWEYPNIESLAQHLSEQYSQLQTVS